Proteins encoded within one genomic window of Corynebacterium aurimucosum:
- a CDS encoding protein adenylyltransferase SelO family protein, with translation MTKKPLPFELHNDFAQRLPQMVTASRGEEQPAPRIVALNEHLAAELGLDPDWLRSEDGIEFLLGRGAVTPHAMAYAGFQFGQYNPAMGDGRALLLGEVTGPTAAHNPTGLWDLHAKGTGLTPYSRYGSDGRGTLRSMLREYLFSESMHALGVPTTRSLAVLATGRPIQRQMVEEAGVLVRVAASHIRVGSFHFATHSQVPGLLQRLAAYTSERHYPGADFRELFTRVVETQAATVAGWMQLGFIHGVMNTDNTTLSGETIDYGPCAFMESYDPNTWFSSIDTQGRYRFGRQPDMLSWNLARLAESLLPLIDDSPDTALTWAQEAIDTFGERYERARHQEAQRCLQMPEELFQDYNAALVQAAPDLTQANHSLVSAAAGEPAAAYELLKDRRFVDAYCASGPDAVLLERTVPRVIPRPRLVESALGDAEEFARLLHATTHPFDAAPEYEQPGGTEGYLTYCGT, from the coding sequence ATGACTAAAAAGCCCCTGCCTTTTGAGCTGCACAATGATTTTGCCCAACGCCTGCCACAGATGGTCACGGCAAGCCGCGGGGAAGAACAGCCAGCTCCACGAATCGTGGCGCTCAATGAGCACCTAGCCGCCGAGCTCGGCCTCGACCCAGACTGGCTGCGCAGCGAGGACGGAATAGAGTTCCTCCTTGGCCGTGGAGCAGTCACTCCGCACGCGATGGCCTACGCGGGCTTTCAGTTCGGGCAGTATAACCCGGCAATGGGTGACGGCCGCGCCCTCCTCTTGGGCGAAGTCACCGGCCCCACCGCCGCTCACAACCCCACGGGCCTGTGGGATCTGCATGCCAAGGGCACGGGGCTGACTCCCTACTCACGCTATGGCTCTGATGGGCGCGGCACGCTGCGCTCAATGCTGCGTGAGTATCTCTTCTCCGAGTCGATGCATGCCCTAGGTGTGCCCACCACTCGGTCGCTGGCGGTGCTCGCCACCGGTCGCCCCATCCAGCGCCAGATGGTGGAAGAGGCAGGGGTTCTCGTGCGGGTGGCCGCGAGCCACATTCGTGTCGGTTCCTTCCACTTCGCCACGCACTCGCAGGTGCCTGGGCTACTGCAGCGCCTTGCCGCCTACACCAGTGAACGCCACTACCCCGGCGCCGACTTCCGGGAGCTGTTCACGCGCGTCGTGGAGACACAAGCCGCGACGGTCGCCGGGTGGATGCAGCTGGGCTTCATTCACGGCGTAATGAACACCGATAACACCACGTTATCGGGCGAAACCATTGACTATGGCCCCTGCGCGTTCATGGAAAGCTATGACCCCAACACCTGGTTTAGCTCTATCGATACGCAGGGACGCTACCGCTTTGGGCGCCAGCCCGACATGTTGAGCTGGAACCTTGCGCGATTGGCGGAGTCACTGCTTCCGCTTATCGACGACTCCCCTGACACCGCCCTCACCTGGGCTCAAGAGGCCATTGATACCTTTGGCGAGCGTTATGAGAGAGCGCGTCACCAGGAAGCACAGCGCTGCCTACAGATGCCCGAAGAGCTTTTCCAGGATTACAACGCTGCCCTCGTGCAGGCCGCCCCGGACCTCACACAAGCCAACCACAGCCTTGTCAGTGCCGCGGCGGGCGAGCCTGCGGCGGCCTATGAACTCCTCAAGGATAGACGTTTCGTTGATGCCTACTGCGCAAGTGGCCCCGACGCTGTGCTGCTCGAGCGAACCGTGCCGCGCGTGATTCCTCGGCCGCGGCTGGTCGAAAGCGCTCTGGGCGATGCCGAAGAGTTCGCCCGTCTTCTGCACGCCACCACGCATCCTTTTGATGCTGCGCCGGAGTATGAGCAGCCCGGCGGTACCGAAGGCTATCTCACCTACTGCGGAACCTAA
- the mqo gene encoding malate dehydrogenase (quinone), protein MSSDKKTAQVVDEVEVALIGAGIMSATLGAMLRELEPSWTQMVFERLDGPALESSSPWNNAGTGHSALCELNYTPEKNGRIDVSKAMNINEKFQVSRQFWSHQLNNGILTDPKAFINPVPHVSFAQGSIQVDYLKRRFDALKDNHMFPNMQFSDDDATFQEKLPLMSQGRDFNSQKVAISWTDAGTDVNFGALAKQFFTAAKAAGTEIRYGHEVVDIKREGSKWRVVAKNLHTGDYQAVHAKFVFVGAGGYALDLLRKAGVREVSGFAGFPVSGLWLRSKNPELVKQHHAKVYGKAAVGAPPMSVPHLDTRVIDGEEGLLFGPYGGWSPKFLKKGSYLDLFKSIRPDNITSYLGVAAQEFGLTKYLVTEVLKDFDKRVETLKEYVPSADPADWETVIAGQRVQVIKPAGAPQFGSLEFGTTLINNPEGSIAGLLGASPGASITPAVMIELLERCFGENMIQWGDKIQEMIPSYGTKLSKDKKLYNEMWEYTQKTLQLDTK, encoded by the coding sequence GTGTCCTCCGATAAGAAGACAGCACAAGTAGTAGACGAGGTTGAGGTCGCACTCATTGGTGCAGGTATTATGAGCGCCACCCTCGGCGCCATGCTGCGTGAGCTCGAGCCCAGCTGGACGCAGATGGTCTTCGAGCGTTTGGACGGCCCTGCGCTTGAGTCCTCTTCCCCGTGGAACAATGCCGGTACCGGCCACTCCGCGCTGTGCGAGCTGAACTACACCCCAGAAAAGAACGGCCGCATTGATGTTTCCAAGGCTATGAATATCAATGAGAAGTTCCAGGTTTCTCGCCAGTTCTGGTCCCACCAGCTCAACAACGGCATCCTGACGGACCCGAAGGCCTTCATCAACCCGGTTCCGCATGTGTCCTTTGCACAGGGCTCCATCCAGGTGGATTACCTGAAGCGCCGCTTCGACGCGCTGAAGGATAACCACATGTTCCCGAACATGCAGTTCAGCGACGATGACGCCACCTTCCAGGAGAAGCTGCCCCTGATGTCCCAGGGCCGTGACTTCAACTCCCAGAAGGTTGCCATCTCGTGGACCGATGCGGGCACCGACGTCAACTTTGGCGCCCTGGCTAAGCAGTTCTTCACTGCGGCTAAGGCTGCCGGCACCGAGATCCGTTATGGCCACGAGGTCGTTGATATCAAGCGTGAAGGTTCCAAGTGGCGCGTGGTGGCAAAGAACCTCCACACCGGTGACTACCAGGCTGTCCACGCCAAGTTTGTTTTCGTTGGTGCCGGCGGTTACGCACTCGACCTGTTGCGCAAGGCTGGTGTCCGTGAGGTTTCTGGTTTCGCCGGTTTCCCGGTTTCGGGCCTGTGGCTGCGCTCCAAGAACCCGGAGCTGGTCAAGCAGCACCACGCAAAGGTTTATGGCAAGGCTGCTGTGGGCGCTCCGCCGATGTCCGTGCCGCACCTGGACACCCGTGTCATCGACGGTGAAGAAGGCCTGCTGTTTGGTCCCTACGGCGGCTGGTCCCCGAAGTTCCTGAAGAAGGGCTCCTACCTGGACCTGTTCAAGTCCATCCGTCCGGACAACATCACCTCTTACCTGGGCGTGGCAGCACAGGAGTTTGGTCTGACCAAGTACCTGGTCACTGAGGTTCTCAAGGACTTCGATAAGCGCGTTGAAACCCTGAAGGAATACGTCCCGAGCGCTGACCCGGCTGATTGGGAGACTGTTATCGCCGGCCAGCGTGTCCAGGTGATTAAGCCAGCGGGTGCACCGCAGTTCGGCTCCTTGGAGTTCGGCACCACCCTCATCAACAACCCAGAAGGCAGCATCGCTGGTCTGCTTGGCGCTTCCCCGGGTGCTTCCATCACCCCAGCCGTCATGATTGAGCTACTGGAGCGCTGCTTCGGTGAGAACATGATTCAGTGGGGCGACAAGATCCAGGAGATGATTCCTTCCTACGGAACTAAGCTGTCCAAGGACAAGAAGCTCTACAACGAGATGTGGGAGTACACGCAGAAGACTCTGCAGCTGGACACCAAGTAA
- a CDS encoding ATP-binding protein has protein sequence MRELSAHLRDSGILLTIDEIQDADPHDLESIAVAFQHLVRDELDVSIVMAGLTADVDKLLHLSGTTFLRRARRFHLGPVNPQATASAFKDTAALTSIAFNDEAADRATEASHGYPFLIQLIGYLAWNAASQASETTVSSTTVDAVLGEAITAMGTQVHDPAVRALSQRQLEYLHALADIADEAGTAASGAIAHELKTTTTSLSEVRARLLEQGLIDAPRHGAVALALPYLRDYLHADGEQTYVD, from the coding sequence ACTCTCCGCTCATCTCCGAGACAGCGGAATTCTACTTACTATCGACGAGATTCAGGACGCCGATCCTCATGACCTCGAGAGCATAGCAGTCGCATTCCAGCATCTTGTTCGCGATGAACTCGACGTTTCCATTGTGATGGCAGGGCTTACCGCCGATGTTGACAAGCTTCTGCACCTGTCGGGAACAACGTTTTTGCGCCGTGCCCGGAGATTTCACCTAGGGCCTGTTAACCCGCAAGCTACGGCCAGCGCTTTCAAAGATACGGCAGCTTTGACTTCGATTGCTTTCAATGACGAAGCCGCCGACCGCGCTACTGAAGCGAGCCACGGTTATCCCTTCCTCATCCAGCTCATCGGGTACTTGGCCTGGAACGCTGCATCCCAAGCCAGTGAAACTACCGTTTCCTCAACAACCGTCGACGCAGTTCTTGGTGAGGCAATCACGGCAATGGGAACCCAAGTGCACGATCCTGCGGTACGTGCACTCAGCCAACGCCAACTTGAGTACCTACACGCGCTGGCGGACATAGCAGATGAGGCGGGGACGGCCGCCTCTGGCGCTATCGCTCACGAACTCAAGACAACGACAACATCTCTCAGTGAAGTGCGCGCGCGTTTGCTGGAGCAGGGGCTTATCGACGCCCCACGGCACGGCGCCGTTGCTCTCGCTCTACCGTACCTCCGCGATTATCTTCACGCCGACGGCGAACAAACCTACGTGGACTAA
- a CDS encoding PhzF family phenazine biosynthesis protein, whose protein sequence is MQHRFFEVDVFATGPFTGNPLAVVADADGLSTEEMQRIAHWTNFSETTFLCSPTDPGADYRVRIFTPYEEFPFAGHPTLGSARVAAELLGKSGTLIQECGVGLVTVRQEEGRFAFATPPLLRHGELSEAERSEAAAVLGIDEESIVDSGWVDNGPGWRLVQLESAETVRKLRPTPTPGVKVGVVGLTGDTEAAYEVRAITGQFEDPVTGSFNGGAAQFLRAKGAVPARYTAAQGSQIGRDGRVFIDDDGDELWVGGNVHIRVRGTLGSRDD, encoded by the coding sequence ATGCAGCACCGATTCTTTGAAGTAGATGTCTTCGCCACTGGGCCGTTTACCGGTAATCCCCTCGCCGTGGTTGCGGATGCCGATGGTTTGAGCACCGAAGAAATGCAGCGTATCGCACACTGGACCAATTTCTCTGAGACGACCTTCCTGTGCTCACCTACTGATCCTGGCGCGGACTACCGCGTACGAATCTTCACCCCGTACGAAGAGTTCCCCTTCGCCGGTCACCCCACGCTGGGCAGTGCGCGCGTCGCGGCGGAGCTATTAGGAAAGAGCGGGACCCTGATTCAGGAATGCGGTGTCGGGTTAGTCACCGTGCGCCAGGAAGAGGGCCGTTTCGCCTTCGCTACCCCACCCTTACTGCGCCACGGGGAGCTCAGTGAGGCCGAGCGCTCCGAAGCAGCCGCCGTACTCGGAATCGATGAAGAGAGCATCGTTGACTCCGGCTGGGTGGACAACGGGCCTGGCTGGCGCTTGGTCCAGCTCGAATCTGCTGAAACCGTCCGGAAGCTTCGCCCCACACCCACCCCCGGCGTCAAGGTCGGCGTGGTCGGCCTCACCGGGGATACGGAGGCGGCCTACGAGGTTCGCGCTATCACCGGGCAATTCGAGGACCCCGTCACCGGTTCCTTCAATGGCGGAGCCGCCCAGTTCCTCCGTGCCAAGGGCGCCGTTCCTGCCCGCTATACCGCGGCACAAGGCAGCCAAATAGGACGCGATGGCCGCGTCTTTATCGACGATGACGGGGACGAGCTCTGGGTTGGCGGCAACGTCCACATTCGCGTGCGCGGAACCCTGGGGTCCCGCGATGACTAA
- a CDS encoding alpha/beta hydrolase, whose protein sequence is MTYDELEWSTDLLGPDFQAATLELGADPDGEGDVCATLVRYCPDTDAHDDRPALVWVHGMTDYFFHDHVARYFYELGYAFYALDLRKCGRSRRDGQTWHYISDMKYYDTDLNAALDALPNQRVVIMGHSTAGTIIALWLDRLRRQDREHFTRISGVVFNSPWLAMMGTADKTYEVLKHVIYAGAAIAPKFPIPGGDLTAYGESIHAEEQGDWDFDRRLKPLGGHPKYLGWVAAVFHGFDAIHSGRINMGLPLLTMTSGRSELNQPYSESSNTADVVVDVRQSQRWAKELSARYTLHVVNNGRHDLFLSRPEPLQEAFSTAAEWLRAVAPLETD, encoded by the coding sequence ATGACATATGACGAACTCGAATGGTCAACAGATCTCCTCGGGCCCGATTTCCAAGCCGCCACCCTTGAACTCGGCGCCGACCCTGATGGCGAGGGCGATGTGTGCGCGACGCTCGTGCGCTACTGTCCCGACACGGATGCCCACGATGACCGCCCCGCCTTGGTGTGGGTCCATGGCATGACGGATTACTTCTTCCACGATCACGTAGCGCGCTATTTCTATGAGCTCGGCTATGCCTTTTATGCTCTCGACTTGCGCAAGTGCGGGCGCTCCCGGAGGGACGGCCAAACCTGGCATTACATCAGCGATATGAAGTATTACGACACCGACCTCAACGCGGCTCTCGACGCCCTCCCCAACCAGCGTGTCGTCATCATGGGCCACTCCACCGCCGGCACCATCATCGCACTCTGGCTTGATCGCCTTCGCCGCCAGGACCGCGAACACTTCACCCGCATCTCCGGTGTCGTCTTCAACAGCCCCTGGTTGGCCATGATGGGAACGGCGGATAAGACTTATGAGGTGCTCAAGCACGTCATCTATGCCGGCGCTGCCATCGCCCCAAAATTCCCGATTCCCGGAGGCGATCTCACTGCCTACGGGGAATCTATCCATGCCGAGGAGCAGGGCGACTGGGATTTCGACCGTCGCCTCAAGCCACTGGGCGGGCACCCGAAATACCTGGGCTGGGTAGCAGCGGTCTTCCATGGCTTCGACGCGATCCATTCCGGCCGCATCAACATGGGACTCCCGCTGCTGACCATGACTTCAGGACGCTCCGAACTCAATCAGCCTTATAGCGAATCCTCTAACACCGCCGATGTTGTTGTGGACGTACGCCAGAGCCAGCGATGGGCCAAGGAGCTCAGCGCCCGTTACACGCTCCACGTTGTAAATAATGGGCGCCACGATCTCTTTCTTTCCCGCCCCGAGCCGCTGCAGGAAGCATTCTCCACCGCCGCGGAATGGTTGCGCGCCGTGGCCCCTCTTGAGACGGATTAG
- a CDS encoding DUF4921 family protein: MSEALFSRVEPIQTMADGTVKQVNPFSGTEVWTVPGRGNRPLAHAAKEPHPLGPDALTHSCAFCSGRMLDTPPEKSRILASGEIQRGLFPHELDNSQPLFRRVPNLFEIVSYDYWHENYGFTMDPDLAQHKEKYEGDEAGRLHVLNVVRTKLKAAGKDTALDDDSLLALADGFFGGGHDVIISSRHFVDGAVDDSQLASSGTLSPDEHFLLTTFTAESTRDLYQRNRYASYVAVFQNWLAPAGASFDHLHKQLVAIDALGMAAYQENSILRAHPNMYNDWAVGYAAKRNLVIAENDYAVLFAGFGHRYPTLEIFSKSPRCEPWEQNPEEVRGMSDLIHAAHAAVGPDVACNEEWHHRPPSVDLPQPWRVMLKLRVSTLAGFEGGTKVYINTIDPWGLRDRVVDAMFRLRERGKIASGISIATECELKRNSLRYNPLV; the protein is encoded by the coding sequence ATGAGCGAAGCACTTTTTAGCCGCGTCGAACCTATCCAGACCATGGCGGATGGGACCGTCAAACAGGTTAACCCTTTCTCCGGAACAGAGGTGTGGACCGTGCCAGGACGCGGCAACCGTCCGCTTGCGCATGCGGCAAAGGAACCGCATCCGCTGGGCCCTGATGCCTTGACGCACAGCTGTGCTTTTTGCTCCGGGCGCATGCTGGACACCCCGCCGGAAAAGTCCCGCATCTTGGCTTCGGGGGAGATTCAGCGCGGCCTTTTTCCCCACGAGCTGGATAACTCCCAGCCGCTGTTTCGCCGCGTTCCGAACCTTTTTGAAATCGTGTCTTATGACTATTGGCACGAGAACTATGGCTTCACCATGGACCCAGACCTGGCTCAGCACAAGGAGAAGTACGAAGGCGACGAGGCTGGGCGCCTGCACGTACTTAACGTGGTGCGCACCAAGCTCAAGGCGGCGGGCAAGGATACCGCGCTGGACGACGATTCTCTGCTCGCTCTCGCCGATGGTTTCTTCGGCGGCGGACATGATGTCATTATCTCCTCACGGCACTTCGTGGATGGGGCCGTCGATGATAGTCAGCTAGCCTCCTCCGGCACGCTGAGCCCCGATGAGCACTTCCTGCTCACAACCTTCACTGCGGAATCGACGCGCGATCTCTACCAGCGCAACCGCTATGCCTCCTATGTCGCTGTATTTCAGAACTGGCTGGCACCGGCGGGCGCGTCCTTCGACCACTTGCATAAGCAGCTCGTCGCGATTGACGCCCTGGGCATGGCCGCTTACCAGGAAAATTCGATTCTGCGTGCGCACCCCAACATGTACAACGACTGGGCTGTGGGCTATGCGGCAAAACGCAACCTCGTCATCGCAGAAAATGATTATGCGGTGCTCTTCGCCGGATTTGGCCACCGCTATCCCACACTGGAGATCTTCTCCAAGTCACCGCGCTGTGAACCGTGGGAACAGAACCCGGAGGAAGTACGTGGAATGTCGGATCTGATTCACGCGGCCCACGCCGCGGTGGGGCCGGACGTGGCCTGCAATGAAGAATGGCACCACCGTCCGCCCAGCGTGGACCTGCCTCAGCCGTGGCGCGTCATGCTCAAGCTCAGGGTATCGACCTTGGCTGGCTTTGAGGGCGGCACGAAGGTCTACATCAACACCATTGATCCGTGGGGTTTGCGTGATCGCGTCGTGGACGCCATGTTCCGCCTTCGCGAGCGCGGAAAGATTGCTTCCGGCATCTCTATCGCCACTGAGTGCGAGCTCAAGCGCAATAGTTTGCGTTATAACCCGCTGGTGTAA